The following nucleotide sequence is from Portunus trituberculatus isolate SZX2019 chromosome 6, ASM1759143v1, whole genome shotgun sequence.
agagaaactttaatcTTCTTATGACAAAATCTTCATGACTGTTTATAgaagtgactgtgtgtgtgtgtgtgtgtgtgtgtgtgtgtaatgtgaatatgtatgcgtgtgtgtaccagagagagagagagagagagagagagagagagagagagagagagtcataatgaATTTTAATTGGTAttagagaaacatacacacacacacacactcacgtacacacacacacacacacacacacacacacacacacacacacacacacacacacacacacacacacacacacacacacaaaagagaacgTGAATATAAGAGAGATGAGactgattaaagagagagagagagagagagagagagagagagagagagagagagagagagagagagacgtttggTCAAGCAAGAAAGGTTATAttgttttaacattttttttctcgagAATTAGTTGCTTTTTTGAGAGCtaactcatttcttcttcttctctcttcttctctctctctctctctctcttcgtcacgTCCGTTTCCTAAAATTAAAATGACTTTCTTTTCAAACAATGACGAAATATattcttttagagagagagagagagagagagagagagagagagagagagagagagagagagagagagagagagagagagagagagagagagagagagagagagagagagagagagagagagagagagagagagagagggacagatagACAAGTTCGAGTGATAGTTGAATCAATTTtaagtaatattctctctctctctctctctctctctctctctctctctctataccagGATGTCATCACTTAAGTAACAGCtgccaaactactactactactactactactactactactactaccaccaatactactactactactactactactactactactactactactactaccaatactactactactactactactactactactactactactactactattaagtgTTAattggtggaaggaggaggaggaggaggaggaggaggaggaggaggaaaaggaggaggaggaggaaaaggaggaggaaaaggagaagaaaaaaggaggaggaggaggaggaggaggaggaaaggaggaggaggaggaggaggaggaggaggaggtacagaagaaaaaaagaagacaacaacaacaaaaacaacaacattgatatgaaaaacaagatcaacgagagagagagagagagagagagagagagaaaccacaaaATCCTTCTAAGTGTCAAGTATTGAAGTATCTTTACTTGTATTCAgttaacacctctctctctctctctctctctctctctctctctctctctctttgtgtgtgtgtgtgtgtgtgtgtgtgtgtgttcgcgtgcttgtttttcttaattttattgatttttcttggttatatcgagagagagagagagagagagagagagagagagagagagagagagagagagagagagagagagagagtgagaaagatgtgtgtgtgtgtgtgtgtgtgtgtgtgtgtgtgtgtgacagacagATACCCCTTCAGATTGAGAGgcttgggacacacacacacacacacacacacacacacacacacacacacacacacacacacacttgatgactaacatacacacatacgtgaCTAAATCTCGACCTGgcaagcttgagagagagagagagagagagagagagagagagagagagagagagagagagagagagagagagagagagagagagagaatgataatgcaaaaaacataaatgaggaatgttaagaaggatgaagaaaacaataatgataataatgataataataataataataaataataataataataatttagacACTCCTTGGCAAtgatgaacaaaagaaaacggaaggtaggagtgtgtgtgtgtgtgtgtgtgtgtgtgtgtgtgaggggagaggtttTCTACATaactacatcacacacacacacacacacacacactaacatataCTATACACAtgcgcgcagagagagagagagagagtcagtcgaGGGTACATGGTCTGACTTGCATacttgctagagagagagagagagagagagagagagagagagagagagagagagagagagagagagagagagagagagagagagagagagagatgggataagATGCGGGatgagaagtggagagagagagagagagagagagagagagagagagagagagagagagagatcactgaCATCCTCCTCGATATCCTTgttgaataataaaagaaatagattgtagctacctattcatttacctatctatctatctatctatctatctatctatctatctatctatctatctatctatctcattttcTACGATTagtctcccgttttcttcaatGCACTAATCTCTTTCACAAATCTCTAATAATTTCTAACACTATTTTCCTTGAGGTTTCTTGCTAAGTTGCTTCTAATTagctatttattaattttttcctactttttttccatatttctctttttttctcttgtttttctaagaggaaggaagaatgatcgAGAGGGCTTTCCTTTAgagtaagtaatagtagtagtagtagtagtagtagtagtagtagtagtagtagtagtagtagtagtagtagtagtagtagtagtggtggctatgaaaatgataaatagataagcaaaaataaagagaaggaaacgagttattagtgtgtgtgtgtgtgtgtgtgtgtgtgtgtgtgtaccttcagtaccgtgacgcgtttccatattccttctggtgactatttggcgattccactactactactactactactactacttctactaccaccactaccactactaccacgaccacaGACGGTTAGGAGCATTGTGGATTTACATTACTTAATAATTGAAAACATAcattatttcactatttttattttattttcgtaaCGTTATGTattcacacacaaagaaacattaTCAGTGTCAGCGTTTGGTCAGAGCATTGTGGGTTTACGAGAGGGAGTGTGCCAGGACAGCAAGCCAACACAAACATTGCCTCTCTCCACGTGGCACTACCAGAGGCCCCGCTGTGGACGAGTGCCACCGTGACCAGGGGATTACAGTGCCATTTTCTTCACCACTTCCGTGCCACACCCTCGACTACTTTTCAAAGGCTTTACTTCAAGatacatgggtttttaagggtggttTTCAAGATACACGATTTTATAAGGGTGGTTTTTCAAgatacacgggtttttaagggtggttTTCAAGATACACGATTTTTTAAGGGTGGTTTTCAAgatacacgggtttttaagggtggttTTCAAGATACACGGGTTTATAAGGGTGGGTTTTCAAgatacacgggtttttaatggtgttttcaatTAACACGGGTTTGTAAGGATGTTTTCAagtgatagattttttttaaaggtggtTTTGAAGTAACACGAGTTTTTACGGGTGTTTGAAAGCTATTTGtatgtgttttaagagtgttttttcaaGCGATACGggattttaaaggtgttttaaaGTGATacgaggtttttaagggtgtttttcaagTGACAGGTGTCTTTAAGGACGTTTTTAAGGATCATCTGTGCCATCTTTACCCTCTTTAATACCTTTCTATGGCACCTTGACTCTCTTACTTCCCTGAAACAAGATCCTAACCTCCTCcccagtcatcaccaccacgcacaccttccctctttcctttatatacCTGAGACACacccagtattcagaaacgtcttgTTCTCTccatgacagttttccaaggccacagagaggaCTAACtggatttcaagacagtttctccttttaataatctagaaatcttgtcaatccatCACCGGaagcataaaaacaccttaaaaaatagacgtaccttcaactagagcctttgggaagtagtgatggtgagagagctaagcgtttaacctcttcagtatcatcccgcgttttcatatccattctggtgactatttggtgactctatacagcttcagaaactcatgtgggggattaaaatagtgaagactgtgactattaatcttctgacctccataaacccttcctaatgtcagtaaaatggccAAACCGTAAACAAATCTTacggtaaaaaatgtgtcccagtactgaaggggttagaatagtgaaaactgtgaccattaatcttctgacctccatagacccttgctaatgtcaatgaaaccgtctatccacacacaaaatggaaggtaaaaatgcgtcatggtattgaagggttagACTActggcacagacacacacccgcACACCCACATAGGTCAATATATCAGTTACAAAGCTAAGCACGCCTTGTTTATTTTGCTGGAGAGTCATAATACATTGTGGGGATGCGAgtcatgtttttgtttatttattgacggtggtggtggtggcggtggtagtggtgtggtggtggtgaggagagatGGTTCCTGTTCACCCTCACGTCTACTAgaagtgtttgttttgcttgttttgctttcctgcgtggtggtggtggtggcggtggtggtggtggtatctccTTCCCGCTTTGCATCTGTATTCTGAGTTTCTGCTACACATTGCtgctttctaaaggctctatataaagtgacacgtgtttctaaggatgtttttttaaaGTGAcacgttttttattatttttatttttttaagtggtttttaagagttttttttaagtgacACGTTTATAAGGGTGTATTTTTCTAAGTGATacgttattaagagtgtttatcATGTGGGACGGGTttacaagggtgtttttttacggctcctgtgacagattaacgagatttctacgTCGCTAACAGGATACACACACGCGAGAACCCGgttaataatttctgtggcctttgaaaatagttatagtgaagtgacacgggtttatATAGATGCTTTATtggtcattattatttgtttaaggttctagtgacaatttaacaagatttctacgctactaacttggaaaaaaatagtgtttgaAACCGCTAACCAATTTTGTGGCATTTTTCGTATCAAATAACCAGCTTGATATTACCTTTTGGCATTATCTGGGTCTTTTCAGCTTTGTGTGTCTGCCATGGAGTTATTTTGAGCTTGGcgtgggtgaggaagaggaagaggaggaagctggGGCGTTGGTGTGTTATGCAAGGCCCACGTGGTGCACTAGTGACGTAACCATGACGTCACGTATTATTGTTTTGACTTGCGTAAGCAGGATAACGGTACAGTCTAAACCACGGGGAcagtttttattatattttaaatTTAACATATATAAACGTCTTGTAAACACCAAAAATTGTAATAATAGAGTAGTTTTAATTACTACATACGAAAATAGGACTATATATACTATTtgaatgtttaaaaaaaaagttaaatacgTAACTAACATCTCAGGATCGTCTGTAATTCCCCGCCATTTCCACACTTCTCAGGAAACCCTTCATATTTTAGCCTCATTACCGCTGTGGAGGTTACCAAGGCATAAAACACCACAGGCAAGGCACTACTAATACCTAACCCCATTGTGAACCCCACAGCTGCCATCTAACCTCACGTATCGCAGCGGTATGGGTCACTTTCGCGTACAACTATTTTTAAAGCAATTATCCATGTGGGCTGTCACTTATTAAACCTGAATTTAGGGGGATTTTAATGATTTTTGGAGattatatacattatttttaagtcttgtaaggTGTATCGGTTATATAAATAGTACCTGTGTATAGAATTACGTGGTTTAAGGTGGTGTATGGGAGTAATATATGTAAGGATGCATTTAACGTGTATGGGTGTATTTCAAACTATCATTAGGTGTATACGTGCCAGAGtgagtgtctgtatgtctgtatggtGTATCTGTGGTGTAATTAACAGTGGTGTGTCAGGTTAATTAATGCAAGAAGACAAGTAAGGTACACAGgtaaaaaaacaggtaaatttATACAAGATAGGTGTTGACAGGTGAAATAGAGGTTGATTAAAAGAAGACAGGTGTTGACAGGTGAAATGTGGATTAATTAAGGAAAGACAGGTGCTGATAGGTGAAATACAGGTTAATTAAGGGAATACAAGGTTAATTAAGGAATACAGGGTTAATTAAGGGAAgacaggtgaggtaaggtgaaatACAGGTTAATTAAGAGAACACAGGTGAGGTAGGGTGAAATACAGGATAATTAAGGGAAGACAGGTGAGGTTAACGGGTAAAGGAGTAAAATAGAGGTCAATTTATGCAAGATAATGAAGGTAACATAGAAAATACAGGTGAATTTATACAGGTGAGGTAGAATGAAGGTTAattaaggtagtagtagtagtagtagtagtagtagtagtaagaaagtgaaatataaatgacacacacaaaaaaaaaaaaaaaaaaaacacaaatacttACCAATCCTGCAATCCTACAGCGATATCCTTTTGCAGGGAGCTTGGGTGATATCCTAGCGTCCTTGGCCAGCCCTGGGACACCTCGGGACCTGCAGGGACATGTAGCGAGGGACATAaggaccttgagagagagaacaggacacCAGAATAACAAGGATGCAAAAAGGACATCAGGAAGTGAAAAATAGGATGTTGGAATAAGATATCGCAGGAACAAAGCAGGATTTAGAAAGGATACaggaaggattgaaggagaAATGAGTGTGAAACTGCCCCAAATGTCCGCTAATTCAAAGGACATGGCAAGAAATGGGAATATGAGAAGGATGTCTTTGAAAAGGTTGagtgtaatgaaggaaggagagaaagaagagaatctcagtgaaggaaggaggaatggaagagcaacaagaagaggaggaggagaggaagcagttttgagagaaggaagaagaggaggaggaggaggaggagagaaggagaaagcattgagtgaaggaagaagaggaggagagaaggaagagattttgagtgaaggaagaaggaatggaagagccacaggaagaagagagaaagaagaggtactgagtgaaggaagaagaggaggagagaaggaaaaagcagtaaatggaggaaggagaaatagaaacacaggaagaggaggagaaaaggaagaaagtttgaatgaaagaaggacaggaagaggaaggaaggagacaacacAAGGtcctgaaggaaggaagaaggatatgaaggaagaagaagaggaagaggagtcaaATTTGAGcaccaaagaggaaaaaacactcggcaaacaccaaaaaacaccaaattctAAACAAATCAGCGAAAATACTcaaagaaataatgttttaagaaggagaagagaagaggcaggTGTGATAAAGcagggaagtggaagaagaaggagtaaagaggaagaggaaaaggaggaagaggaatattttGACTTTGCAGCTATTGAGAAGAAGAtatttgaaggaaaagaagaattaataacaaaagagaaacgtaaaaatgaagaaatggataaaaagagaaggagaacaagcacaagaggaaacgagagagaaagtagaataagaaaggacgtgataaacaaggacaaacaagaaaacatgagagaaataaataagaaagaaggaaaagaggaagaaaagaatgaaaacagtaaggataagaaagagaagacaaaaggaagactgataaaggaggaaaaggaagaaaagatgaaaggaagaggaagagagagagaattaccaataaaaagagaaaaacaagtaaaagaagaggaagaggaggagaaggagataaagagaatgagaagagaaacacagaaggaagaggaggaaaagaaagaccaaaggaggaggaggaggaggaggaagaggaagaggaagaggaagaggaagaaggaatgaagagagaagtggaagggaaaccacaaacaaacgaacagagaaacagaaagaagagagaaagagaacaagcaaacgagaggaagaagaggaggaggaggaagaagaggaagaggaaaggaagatgacagggaggaagaggaaaccaggagggaaagggagaaaagaggaaatggagaagaggaggaaggagaaaaatactggaggaagaaaaggaggaggaggaggaggaggaggacagtcaGATTCGGAgatgagtgagtgggaggaggtgggggagatGGAGGGGGTAGATGAGGTGAAGGAACTCCTCTCTcagactgaaggaggaggaggagaaggaggaggaggaggaggagtgaagattGAGTTAGATGCTCCGGAAACACTTtggggaatgaagaggaggaagaagaggaggacggaagaggaattggtgagtatgtgtgtgtttgtgtgtccgttttttgtgttttcaattgtttttacgtgtttttatttgttcttaaaaaataaaaaaaggaaaagaaaattgccaaaccaaaccttaaaaaaaaaaacttaaagaaaataaagaaattgtctaaagaagaaaaaaaaatggcttaatctaacctaactcccccttccccccccagATCGAGGACTACCTGAGGCGCAAGGTTAACGACACCATCCGGCAGGTGGCGCAGAACACACACAAGGTCCACCTGCTGTGTCTTCTGGCCCACGGTCGCCACCTTAACGCAAAGCTGGGCACTGGCACTCTTCTGGGGGCTGCACTCTCCACCACCCCAGGGAAGAACGCACACCCGCCGGGCCGCCTTGACCTCACACACCTGCAGCGTCTCGTCACCTGGTTTGGCAAGAAATTTCCGCTAAATAATAACGTACTGGAGAAAGGTTACTGGGATTTGCCGATTGACGATGTTTTGGTGACGCGATTTGGTGCCGGGGAGATGCGCAGTGTCCGGGAGGCTGTGCTGTGTTTTGTGGCACTGTGCCGGGCCTTGGGTATCAGTGCCAGGCTGGTAATGGCACTACAGCCGTTGCCATGGAAACCCGCAGCTGGGTCGCTCATTAAACCTGGgaagactgaagaggaggaggaaaaacagtcttctactactactactactactactacctcttcttcttcttcttcttcttctcccaagccttcctcctcctcttcaaagcctcaccctcctcctcctcctcctcctcctcctcctcctcttcctcctcctcgaagcAAAAAGATTCAAACACCAAGAAATTGAATCGTAAAATGCTGTCGTCTGATTCTGAGACATCACCAAAggacacaagaggaagaggaggaaagaagaggaagacagatgaagaggaagaggaagaggaggaagacagcgaCTTTGAAATCAAGAAGACTAAATTTCGTAAACCggtgaagcaaagaaggaagtcgcaagaagaagatgagaagaagaagaagaagaaggaagaggaagggaggaagaagaggaagactgagatggtggagtgggtggaggtgttcgtggaggaggaggagaagtgggtgtgtgtggatgtcGTGCGGGGGAAGATCCATTGTGTGGCGGATAttgaggtgagtggtggtggtggtggtgatgatgatgatgatgataatagtagtagtagtaatagtagtagtagtgtttttaatagtttttaagtaatttttctactactactactacttctcttttctttttcttgttctttctcttctttttcttctttttttcttcttcctcctcctcctctctttctctccttattcattttcttctctttttcttttgattgtttttcttatttttcttcttctcctctttattgttttcttccttttttctctgtatcttttattgttttcttgtttttcttcctcctcttcaatttcttcctcttcctctcctcttttttcttatttttcctcctcctctcctccttcctccaccctttcccctatctcttcatccaccaccaccaccaccacctgacctttgacctttgaccttcccCCAGGCCCGTCTGCCCCCCGGGTCGGCCTACATCACCGCCTTCACCCCTGACCTTCGAGTTAAGGATGTCACTCTGCGCTATGTGTCCACTTGGCTGTCCGCTGAGAAGAAGGTCAGGACGGGTCGCCTTAAGGTCACTTGGGGTCatttttaaggttattttgGGTTACTGAGGTTATTTTAAGTCACCCAGAATCATTTCCTATCACCCCAATTATCCCCATCACCCCAGAATCAGCCACAGTCACCCCAATCATCCCAGAAATCCAGAATCATCCCCAAATCACCCCCAGTCACCCCCAGTAACACCCCAGTCACTCCctgtcaccccatcaccccaaaaTCACCCCCAGATACCCTCAGTAACACCCCGAAAATCACCCCCATCATCCCAAAATCTCTCAAAACCACCCAAATCACCCCCAGtaataccccaaaacaccccaaaatcaccCCCAATCACCCCAGTAACACCCCATGCCCCTCCAACAGTTGCGGTGTAGCAGCGAGTGGTGGGAGGAGGCACTGCGGTCATTCCGAGTAGcaaggacacagagagacaaggaggaggatgaagagatgaggaaaatattGCACCTCCAGCCACTTCCCAAGACTGTGgctgagtatgtgtgtgtgtgtgtgtgtgtgtgagagagagagagagagagagagttagtaagTCCATTTCCTTCTGTCTATTTAcagggaagatcctttatttctagCACCATCTTTGTGGCTGTCCTAAAATGGCTGccctttcaattcttccttgtttcttgttGTCCTTTTGCTCTTGTGATGACCTTAACACTGCTGCATATTGAAGTTCATTGTGGTTCGGAACTTcggatctttttcatcatattttgtccatgtagtgaaatgccaccctgatatttgtttgtgtcttgtttatttgtgtctttCTGAAGTCTGGGTGTCTTGTGTAATCATTCCtacctattatttttatttatttattttattttgtaccatgtggggttttcacgggaattaatgggctaaagggggatactttttggggcacctcctatctcgaaGCCCACCCACTGTTCTCCCTTTTCATTATAAACTCTTATCAAGTTTGCATTCCCAAGTagctcttctatttccttgatcCATTATTGACTCCTTTCCCAGATCTTGCCAATATCTCGACACTTCTATACAGTTCCCAAAGTtccttattaccaccaccaccaccaccacctctaacacctccccccacccccgCAGGTACAAGAACCACCCCCTGTATGCCCTACAACGCCATCTACTGAAATTTGAAGCCATCTACCCCCCGGATGTTTCCCCGCTGGGTTCTTTAAGGGTGAACCAGTCTATCCCAGGTGAGAagggtgatgtttttttttaggttaagGCCTATAGTGTCTGTAGGCCTACTGGATGGGTATATGTGGGAAGTGGTGTTCAGATTCCACCTATTAGTGGTGTagggaattttatttatagtggtgggcatattagggcccatatcaccacccaagtacatcgttagtgtaaccacctggaacctggAACCTGGAACCTGGAATCTGGGTATCCTGGTGACGTGTAgctaacttcaaaccactccacaaagggcaaagtgtttaaggctgtacgtggtgggattcgaacctacacgtggatgtctggctggtgttgtggtgttgtttaggggtgtgtcagggtgtagttggagtgtgtgaagggtgtttgatgttcttttccttcacccacacacacacccagccacacacacacacacacacacacacacacccaccctaATCCACCCTCACTTTCACACCTTTCCACTAATCCACTTCcatccacacactcacccacacacacctaaatCAACCAGTagccacacatcacacacatcgTAATCCATTATTCCACTTCTTCCACCCacaaccacacacccacccacccgcacacacccaaatacccacccacacccacacacagccactAATCCACCTTG
It contains:
- the LOC123518192 gene encoding DNA repair protein complementing XP-C cells homolog; this encodes MLSSDSETSPKDTRGRGGKKRKTDEEEEEEEEDSDFEIKKTKFRKPVKQRRKSQEEDEKKKKKKEEEGRKKRKTEMVEWVEVFVEEEEKWVCVDVVRGKIHCVADIEARLPPGSAYITAFTPDLRVKDVTLRYVSTWLSAEKKLRCSSEWWEEALRSFRVARTQRDKEEDEEMRKILHLQPLPKTVAEYKNHPLYALQRHLLKFEAIYPPDVSPLGSLRVNQSIPGPAFTTSTPGRRGSKRRCLSEWMRSPTRQ